In Acidobacteriota bacterium, one genomic interval encodes:
- a CDS encoding lysylphosphatidylglycerol synthase transmembrane domain-containing protein: MDLKKLSTYLVNSNKLYIIFAFLLHFVGISFSSNRWQILLRAHNINVNLVKLLKFYFIGNFFNTFLPTGVGGDIMRMYYISKQTEKSIPSMSTVLIERFTGIFILIFISFFSYMIGFGIEKEKSIGITISSLLALSVIGLIIFFNQKIMKKISFLFNFSFFDKFRNKLQEFYSSILSYKFKTTQIIYVI, translated from the coding sequence TTGGATTTGAAAAAATTATCCACATATCTGGTCAATTCTAATAAACTCTACATCATTTTCGCCTTCCTGCTCCATTTTGTGGGAATATCATTCAGCAGTAACAGATGGCAGATTCTTCTCCGAGCCCATAACATAAATGTTAACCTTGTGAAATTATTAAAATTTTATTTCATCGGAAATTTTTTCAACACATTTCTTCCAACAGGGGTAGGGGGAGATATTATGCGAATGTATTACATTTCAAAACAAACAGAAAAAAGTATCCCCTCAATGAGCACGGTCCTGATTGAAAGATTTACTGGAATATTTATTTTAATCTTTATCTCTTTTTTTTCTTACATGATTGGATTTGGAATTGAAAAGGAAAAATCAATCGGGATTACAATTTCTTCCCTTCTGGCTCTATCAGTTATCGGGCTGATAATATTTTTTAATCAAAAAATTATGAAAAAAATTTCCTTTCTTTTTAATTTTTCTTTCTTTGATAAATTTAGAAATAAATTACAGGAATTTTATTCTTCCATTCTCTCTTATAAATTTAAAACAACACAGATTATCTATGTTATAAT